A DNA window from Enoplosus armatus isolate fEnoArm2 chromosome 9, fEnoArm2.hap1, whole genome shotgun sequence contains the following coding sequences:
- the lyplal1 gene encoding lysophospholipase-like protein 1 — translation MAAVRKLQMCAVSPTGKHSASVIFLHGSGDTGHALRAWVRDVMVPDLAFSHIRVIYPTAPVRPYTPMRGALSTVWFDRYKISRDCPEHLESIDAMCSTLGSIIQDEVSAGIPKYRMVIGGFSMGGAMALHLVCRYHPDVAGVFALSSFLNKDSLAFQAVEERHGAGLTLSELFQCHGTSDDLVLHQWGEDTSMLLRKAGMTTTFHSFPGLHHQVSKPEMELLRSWISNKLPPTASS, via the exons ATGGCGGCTGTGAGGAAGCTTCAAATGTGTGCCGTGTCTCCGACAGGGAAACACTCCGCCTCGGTTATCTTCCTGCACGGCTCAG GTGATACTGGGCACGCACTGAGAGCCTGGGTTCGAGATGTTATGGTGCCGGATCTGGCGTTCAGCCACATCAGAGTTATCTACCCCACAGCTCCAGTTAG GCCATACACACCCATGCGAGGGGCTCTGTCTACTGTCTGGTTTGACCGTTACAAGATCTCACGGGACTGTCCAGAGCACCTAGAGTCCATAGACGCCATGTGCAGCACCTTAGGGTCCATTATTCAGGACGAGGTCAGCGCCGGGATCCCCAAATACAGGATGGTAATCG GGGGGTTCTCGATGGGCGGAGCCATGGCTCTCCACCTGGTGTGTCGGTACCACCCTGATGTAGCAGGAGTTTTTGCACTGTCCAGCTTTCTCAACAAGGACTCTCTCGCTTTTCAG GCCGTAGAGGAGCGGCACGGAGCAGGTCTCACCCTCTCTGAGTTGTTCCAGTGCCATGGGACCAGTGATGACCTGGTGCTACATCAGTGGGGAGAGGACACATCAATGCTGCTGAGGAAGGCTGGCATGACCACTACCTTCCACTCCTTCCCAGGTCTGCACCACCAGGTCTCCAAGCCTGAGATGGAGCTGCTGAGAAGCTGGATCTCTAACAAGCTTCCTCCCACTGCCTCCTCCTGA